TTGTTAATAAAATGATCACCAATGATGCATGAAATTGTTGGACAACTAGGATCTTTATATTTCACAAGGCTTTTATATTGAATTATGGAGCTAACTTGTTCAGTTAAAAATGCCTTTTTTGGAACAttagtttttcttttaacaGTGCAAAGGTCTTTCAAGAATTTGGAGTAGGCAGGAATTTGTTTAATGGCATCTAAGAATGGGATGTTGATACTTACTTGTTTGAACACTTCTAAGATGTCACTATATTGGTTGCCTTTTTTGAGTGGAAATAATCTTTGTGGAAAAGGAGCTTTTGGAAAGGAAGGAATAATTTGATCATTATCTTTTGACAAGTCATTTGTGTTGGAACTTTGGCTTTGGTCTTTTTCAACTTGAGGTGTGTAGTCGGGTTTGGCAATTTGTTTTCCAGACCTAAGTGTTGAAATAGACTTGGCTTCTTCTTTATGACTAGGAACTCCTACTTCATATTGGCCTTTAGGATTTGGGATGGCTTGGCTAGAAAATCTCCCTTTTTCTCTCTCAGTTACGGCATTGGCAAGTTGACCCAATTGTGTCTCAAGTTTGGCAATGGATTGAGATTGATTTTGCATGATTTGTTGGGTGGATTGCATTAATTGTTGTAAAGTGTCTTCTAAGGAAGGCTTTCTTTGTGGAGGGTAAGGTTGACTTGGTTGGGCATGATTCGGATTTGGCATGTTGAATTGGTTTCCTTGGTTCATATGTGGTTGGTTTTGTCTCCATGAAAAATTGGGATGGTTTCTCCAATTAGGATTGTATGTGTTAGAAAATGGACTATCATTTGGTTTACGATATGAATGTAATGCATTAGCCTCTTCGGAAAATGTTTCAAGAAAAGAAGGACATGATTGATCATTATGACAAGTACTAGCAAAAACATCTTTTTTAGGTTGAACATGAGAACTCATAGTTTGACTTATGACTAAGGCTTCTACTTTTCTtgctaatttttcaaaagatgTTCTCAAATCagtttcttctttaatttcatattttCCTCCTCTTTTAGGTGCATTATTTTCTCTAGACCTAGGCTCAGAATAATTCCATTGTTGTGAATTAACAGACAATTCTTCAAGAGCTTCCCAAGCCTCTTGCCCttgtaatttcaaaaattttccgGTGTACATAGATTGAATCATTTGTCGGTTTGAAGGGGCTAAaccatcataaaaatattttacaagtctcCATTTTTCAAAACCATGGTGGGGACATTTTAATACTAAATCTTTAAATCTTTCCCAACATTCATAAAATTCTTCATTATCTTTTTGATAAAATTCGGAGATTTCTCTTCTTAAATTATCAGTTCTGGACATGGGGAAAAATTTGGcaagaaatttattaaaaagttgATCCCAAGTGGTTATGGTTCTAGTTGGAAGCGAGTTTAACCAAGctttggctttatcttttaaaGAAAGAGGAAACAACCTAAGCTTAACCGATTCATccgaaaaattttgaaaaacgaAAAGTTGAGCAAATATCCAAGAAATCTTTTACATGCATATAAGgatcttctctttctaaaccataAAAAGAAGGCAACAATTGAATGATTGAAGGTTTAAGTTCAAAATGAGTGGCATTAGTAGTAGGCAAAACAATGCATGATGGAGCATTAGATGAAATAGGTGAAAAATATTCAAGGAGCGTTTTTTCTTGCGCAATATTAGGTTCTTGTTCCATTATGCTTAGATTTTCAAAAACACTTTCAATTTCACCTAAAGTTACTACTCTTTTTACCAAACGATTTTTAGAATCACGTTGCCAATGATGCATGCAATGTCACAAATTTCACAAAGAAACACCAAGTAACTCAAAATAATCTCAAGAAGACAAATTTCTGATGTGGAAGATCAGTTATAAACCGCAACCACAGAGCATACTTATAACACAaagagattatgatttttttttttttttgtaaattttaattttgcaaATTTTTTTGGTTTGACTTGTTCCCAGGCCTATTTGATTCCACTTACTCACAACTTAATAAAAACTCCCCGGGGTTAATTATTAAGTGTGGATGGGAACTTTGCCAAATTTCCTTTAAGCAAAAATTGCTTATGTTGAAAGAACAAgctttgtttttagttttttttttttcaagtatattttttaagcaAAGTAAGAAaattatgttggaaattattttaccaggatcttagatctactcacaagtatgttgattaacaccctaaatatgaactttctaaaacgatgaaataaacacatataaagtttaggaaaccttacattgggtgcagcggaatataatgactccttccgttcagatatctagcccttgattcctttctgtagcagagcattatcaatatctgaacctggatctctttctttgaatctttgatgttcaaactccttcttgctgaaagtctttcttcacgatcttcctcactatgattgaggtatcacttgctgtgtgtgggcactactcttacactaagaatttcaaaatctcaatgaggaagagagagagagagggttcggccaaagatagggagagagaaggttcagctttttctgaatgaaaaagtagaaaatttaagtgtaaatttcctgaagccttcactatctatttatagcattccactagggttaggtttgaattatttggcatcaaaataatgaaaatatcagtttaaatttccaacaaaagtggctggccctatacaagtggatttgggcttcactttttgcaattttgcagttttatcttttctgcatctgattttctcaaaaatgccaattttctaattcaaccatttaaatgccaattctaactatttaataactataaataattattaaataatattatcatttatcatatttattaattgaaccatacaaagtatcataattaacaaatatgcccctaaaaactctctctttacaatttcgcccttacttagtgaaaaattcacaaatagacatggtctaatttgagaattacaattgattaatcaaaaccaattatatgagtcttacaagcaatattatctcaactagtgcggggaccatgggtctatataactgagcttccaataagtagatcaagaatttattactaaaattcactaacttattaattcttcgttgaatccacgcatagaagttagaattgcactctcagtatatagaatgctctatatgttccaccatatagacgcatcattagttatccattgttataatcctaatgtgatcaatgatcctctatatgaatgatctacactgtaaagggattagattaccgtaacaccctactatgtattttatccttaaaacacttgaccccgtataaatgatatttcagcttatgtgaaatgagtactccaccatttatgttcgtttggtcaagctcgaaggagatcatcctttgcttactattcgccagatagaagctatagattccatgtttatgttagcgctcccactcaattgcactatcgtgttcccaaaatgtacgtatcaccctgacctaaaataggcttaactaacaaatcaaagaacacgaatagcgtctcgagattgagcctaatcataacaggattaagatcatttgatctaggatcaactaggcgatattgacttgaatagatattatggtaagtttaataaatctaagtcaaagatCAATATCTGTCCCtcccgatgcatactccatgcatccaacctgagctttactttaaccaatgctctggaaagaacatagcacttctccaaatgcaagtaaactctgttgtagattatcatatcagtaaaaccctgtgtctgataaatctaggaaactttattcacatagtcatgtttactttccaatttgTTGACaccacaataaacatgatctagtatgtgaaaagggtttcagatgaatttatacattatgtacatataatcatgaaataaatcatgtgaaccatgcaacattaaatgttatttctgatctatatcaatgtaaagcccgcttagttaatttggaaattatcagttaattatgattatttatgaaattatttatagctatttaaataatttattatactgttatttatggaattcagaaatgcatggttatgttattcagtagttttcatattttgtatttccggtgcccggtattttggaactcggcgtttggctcagtagaaatcacaacttagcatgttattagtttgggatggtttattagacattgggaatgtcgggaatggccgggaatttagaatttcccaaaaatacccctttagtatgatttatgtggttttagggtggaggggcaaaatggtctttttgccccattagtgttttgtcttttagtgacttgtttatttgaaaataaattttattttatttaattatgggCTGAAAGGAAATATTAGTAGTGGCTTTGATTTCCTTTATTcttttcacaaaaaaaatactaagtttagaaaatagaaaattggaagctctctttctctcttttcctctccttTTAGGCTGGGTTGTGCAGCAAGGAAAAAGGGattttccttggtgattcaagcacATCTTGTGTAGATTTTGTGATCCCTAGTTGCTAGTAAGTTTTTCTTCAACCTTTCCTTATGTTCTTGAAGTTTTTGAAgtgaaaatggtaggttgcatgttagtttgtATAGCtgtttgttgctgtgtttaattgttgtttacagaagcttaattaggtttaaaatgaatggattatctaggttttaatgcatgtatAACACCTTGTTTAAAGCCATGATTTTTCTAagcaaaatatgtgattttcgaagaaatatagtgaatctgtttctgtgatgttgttattgtttttaattgttttcagaggcttagttaagcttgattaagtagaattaagctagtgaaatgcatgattaggtggttttgctcaagtttgagtttagaactcaaagcttgagctccaatggcatttttcgggattgaggtttctgggttgttttgatgccttggatatgttctagggaaggtatagaacaggcctggaaagtttgaatcaatttggggttgaattggttgagttatgaaaatttgatgttgctgcctgcgaggaaccggaattccggttgtgcatccggaattccggatgggggtcctgaatttcccagaactggaattccggttgggcaaccggtctaccggttggggaattttcagaacccgtgtttttcctcgtttttatgttttaaggggtattgccatgctttttatcgataggcaaacttttagttcttagttttagtccccgggaagtgatttagcgtgtcacttatagcgttgtgatttttatggtttaggagcacatgtctgTAGCTCGGCTAAAGTTCCAAAAGTTGACCAAgcacacccgaattcggaatccggtaagattagtataacagtatgcatatgtagattacatgtttagcgtgcatgtaggaagcctattagattacattagagatgtatgttggcttcgaaccatccaaccctgtcagtCCCAGTACAGccgggagtatgaccaagaatgagtatgaccggctcgaccgatcagccgacacttggttggtggttcggtgctattgacgtatcccgtcggtacaggagtatgaccagtatgagtatgaccggttcgaccgatcaggaggatatagtaacacgtcggtataggctggagtatgaccagcagccggagtatgaccggttcgaccgatcaggttgttacgtgtcaatagtaccgtccctatgaacgtttagaactcagtaccatgttggacatggcagtagtggctcagtatcgtgttggacacgacagtagcgggactcagtatcgtgttggacacggtagttagaattatgtataagtatgattatgcttttcttactgagtctgtcgactcacagttctacgtttatgtgtaggtaaaggcaaggctaaagctgatggaccgtgagcgagcttgtgaagattgtacatgtcggggcggttaggcctggagcatacgatcgtcgggacagcgaggctgattttcgtaactggtcgttagacgacctttattttatgtatcagttaatcagttaaatctttttgtaaatgattttataatcgggatcccgagtcttttgtaatattgttttataagtttaattaaaaagcaaaattttaattaatcacgtttttccataaacctcgttgattagcaacgagctgcacagtatgtttaaaaatcacgtaatacgcctatggtagttagggtgttacaatttggtatcagagccgccaggttgtcttccgaagatcgtcacgacatgtacaatcatcatcagcagttagctcggttcacggttcagtaagcctttattgctttagtagtttattttattcagttatgaaaagaaaagcctgttaggaagcatgttagtagcctgatagtagaataggcgcatgtttcgtttttaatttccaaattaaggggcattagtaagctctccttgaatacgacctgatatgccaactctgggtttcgcaggcggttctaatcagatggacgccaggcggaccaccaggagtcagggcaactcagtggggtcgaatcaaggtcagggagctcagtttcccccacctgttaggggccgaggtagaggtccccgaggcagggctcgtggtcggggtgatgagaacccgccacaggctgcccaggctcccccagccgatcagggagcccagaattgggagttgcggtttgcggagatgcaagcccggatcgaagagcaagacctcgagatgcaagctctggtatggtgggacatggtgtctcagatccatgacgtcaccaccatgacctgggaaaggttccaggaactctttaatgcaaagtactacaacgaggcggtcagaaacgccaagaggaaagagtttgctcacctgacccagcgtgagaatatgagcgtcactgagtatactactcagtttgaccggttggcgaggttagcctcgggaattgtgccgaccaacttcagcaagaaggagaagtatcttgacgggttgaatgccaagatcaagcatgatctgatgattaccacggacgacagcaccacctatgctcagatggtggagaaggcactgcgagctgagggcgcagttgggtgtatgtcagaatcagccagtactccggtgagtggcggggctcttacccctcctgcatcaggctatagcagggggagtagtggttcggccattgatcagaggaagagagcacccactgcttccggtggctcgagtcagaacaagaggttccgggggaaccagaacagagggagtcgtcttGGTGGTACtaagacccgattctcctatcccgagtgccctagctgcaagaggcaccatcggggcgagtgcaaaggtcagggatgctttcattgtggcatgcccggacacttcaagagggactgtccccagctccgaccagaggcaccgcgagctccagcgatacccactccagccagggtgttcgctatcacgcaggctgatgcagatgccagcccatcagttgtcacaggtcagctttttattaacaactcgctatattcagtgctgtttgattcagtggctacacattcttatgtggcggccagagtctttggtaaattgggtagaccgtatgatagatatgaatcagggtttggaaccctgttacctggcgaagaattggttatctccaataggtggattaggtctatgccaatcaggatagatggtagagagttaagtgcggatctgatagagatgagtttagtcgaattcgatattattttaggaatggatttcctatctaaatattcggcgagcattgactgtaaaaggaagatggtggtcttcc
This Cannabis sativa cultivar Pink pepper isolate KNU-18-1 chromosome 6, ASM2916894v1, whole genome shotgun sequence DNA region includes the following protein-coding sequences:
- the LOC115694987 gene encoding uncharacterized protein LOC115694987, translated to MIQSMYTGKFLKLQGQEAWEALEELSVNSQQWNYSEPRSRENNAPKRGGKYEIKEETDLRTSFEKLARKVEALVISQTMSSHVQPKKDVFASTCHNDQSCPSFLETFSEEANALHSYRKPNDSPFSNTYNPNWRNHPNFSWRQNQPHMNQGNQFNMPNPNHAQPSQPYPPQRKPSLEDTLQQLMQSTQQIMQNQSQSIAKLETQLGQLANAVTEREKGRFSSQAIPNPKGQYEVGVPSHKEEAKSISTLRSGKQIAKPDYTPQVEKDQSQSSNTNDLSKDNDQIIPSFPKAPFPQRLFPLKKGNQYSDILEVFKQVSINIPFLDAIKQIPAYSKFLKDLCTVKRKTNVPKKAFLTEQVSSIIQYKSLVKYKDPSCPTISCIIGDHFINKALLDLGASVNLLPYSVYKQLGLGELKQTSITLQLADL